The following proteins come from a genomic window of Triticum aestivum cultivar Chinese Spring chromosome 6A, IWGSC CS RefSeq v2.1, whole genome shotgun sequence:
- the LOC123131719 gene encoding uncharacterized protein, translating into MRMLRELQEVGVLQLQTAQRSSLSRAHQFVNEWELKGMVVASFSLQVFLLFFSGFRKRYSSRVLSVLLWLAYLSADSLAVYILGRLTLRGGSGNSHLALFWAPFLLLHLGGQETMTAFSMEDNALWKRHLLSLVTQVPMATYVVSKQLSGDNDADQWLLAPMVLVFVAGTGKYAERIWALRRAGSVAPGTSRSTSKLVSRASNDAVWDTQGFYGQLCFVVSKKQERNFEVILDVAAQAFKLSLHFLMDMTPSISLLPEDTKDIKQAVEVFQSSEDRVHMAYKLAEINLSLIYDYLYTKFGTRHFHMLPFCNVFHRIVALALPSVALGLFMRGMMTGGRKGHVHDTDDVIICYVLLAGAVVLETCSIFMSFISSCWAYKTIISCSLTCPLCRDIPGAIAGLLWLARRLHPGNKGEWSAKMAQYNMIRGCIKEKQETGLLRRAMRWVGIIGEPRAITHISVSHELLILDKLLDIAATPRVQEWDIGVGKFRGQWAQWVVETKQDRANHDQVLQICNIQGLEFVSSVLLWHIVTDICLLATDDDVAVEGGDSSSHDEEHLEDGGSSHHEDVQGSLSELRGPIRELSDYVMYLVAECGTMAGSEGHYVVTKGQKEVSRWLLEKHGGGSDDWRKVIEKIRDEDSSFFHENYYPVLDRARRVASDLLKVEEAGDRWELISVVWLEMLCYIAYNCGAAFHAKHLATGGEFVTHIKMLLFMVGVPFLKDVKESLFPEAGNIYS; encoded by the coding sequence CTCACTGTCACGTGCCCACCAATTCGTCAATGAGTGGGAGCTTAAGGGCATGGTGGTGGCCAGCTTCTCCCTGCaagtcttcctcctcttcttctccggctTCCGCAAGCGCTACTCTTCCCGAGTACTCAGCGTGCTGCTGTGGCTCGCCTACCTATCGGCCGACTCCCTCGCCGTCTACATCCTCGGCCGCCTCACCCTCCGCGGCGGCAGCGGCAACAGCCACCTGGCCCTCTTCTGGGCGCCATTCCTGCTGCTCCATCTCGGCGGGCAAGAGACCATGACAGCCTTCTCCATGGAGGACAACGCGCTGTGGAAGCGCCACCTTCTCAGCCTCGTCACCCAGGTGCCCATGGCCACCTACGTCGTCAGCAAGCAGCTCAGCGGAGACAATGATGCCGACCAGTGGCTCCTGGCGCCCATGGTGCTCGTGTTCGTTGCCGGGACGGGGAAGTACGCCGAAAGGATCTGGGCACTCAGGAGAGCTGGCTCAGTGGCGCCTGGAACGAGCCGCTCTACCTCAAAACTCGTTTCCCGTGCGTCCAACGATGCTGTCTGGGACACGCAGGGGTTCTACGGTCAGCTGTGCTTTGTGGTTTCCAAGAAGCAGGAGAGGAATTTCGAGGTCATCCTGGATGTGGCAGCTCAGGCCTTCAAACTGAGCCTCCACTTTCTCATGGACATGACCCCTTCAATCTCTCTGCTTCCTGAAGATACCAAGGACATCAAGCAGGCCGTAGAGGTGTTCCAATCTTCAGAGGACAGAGTCCACATGGCGTACAAGCTGGCTGAGATCAACCTCTCCTTGATCTATGACTACTTGTACACAAAGTTTGGCACGCGCCATTTCCACATGCTCCCATTCTGTAACGTCTTCCACCGGATCGTCGCTCTTGCGCTGCCATCGGTGGCGCTTGGGTTGTTCATGAGGGGAATGATGACCGGTGGTCGAAAGGGGCATGTCCATGACACAGATGACGTCATCATATGTTACGTGCTGCTTGCCGGTGCCGTCGTATTGGAGACATGCTCAATCTTCATGTCATTTATCTCTTCATGCTGGGCATACAAGACCATCATTTCATGTTCGCTAACGTGCCCGCTGTGCCGAGATATTCCCGGTGCAATCGCAGGGCTGCTCTGGTTAGCCAGGCGTCTCCATCCAGGAAACAAAGGAGAGTGGTCGGCGAAAATGGCACAGTACAACATGATCCGAGGATGCATCAAGGAGAAACAAGAAACTGGATTGTTGCGGCGGGCCATGCGTTGGGTTGGTATCATCGGTGAGCCCCGGGCCATCACACATATCAGCGTCTCTCATGAGCTCCTCATCCTTGATAAATTGCTGGACATAGCGGCCACCCCACGCGTCCAAGAATGGGACATTGGCGTTGGCAAGTTCCGTGGCCAGTGGGCGCAATGGGTGGTTGAGACGAAGCAAGACCGGGCAAATCATGATCAGGTGTTGCAGATCTGTAACATCCAAGGTTTGGAGTTTGTGTCGAGTGTGCTTCTCTGGCACATTGTGACGGACATATGCTTGCTCGCCACCGATGACGATGTTGCCGTAGAGGGCGGTGATTCTTCCTCCCACGACGAGGAGCACTTAGAAGACGGCGGTTCATCTCACCATGAGGATGTACAGGGCAGCTTGTCGGAGCTAAGAGGCCCTATCAGAGAGCTGTCAGACTATGTCATGTACCTCGTTGCAGAATGCGGCACCATGGCCGGCAGTGAAGGTCATTACGTGGTGACTAAGGGCCAAAAAGAGGTATCACGCTGGCTGCTTGAGAAGCACGGAGGAGGATCTGATGATTGGAGGAAGGTGATCGAGAAGATTCGTGACGAGGACAGCTCCTTCTTCCACGAAAACTACTACCCCGTGCTGGATCGAGCTCGCCGGGTCGCCTCGGACCTGCTTAAGGTTGAAGAAGCGGGCGATCGTTGGGAGCTCATCTCCGTGGTGTGGCTGGAGATGCTTTGTTACATTGCGTACAACTGTGGGGCTGCGTTCCACGCCAAGCATCTGGCCACCGGTGGCGAGTTTGTCACGCATATCAAGATGCTCCTGTTTATGGTAGGCGTGCCTTTTCTCAAGGATGTGAAAGAATCGTTGTTCCCTGAAGCTGGGAATATCTATTCATAA